The following proteins are co-located in the Rhodococcus opacus B4 genome:
- a CDS encoding cobyrinate a,c-diamide synthase, with protein sequence MVTTLPAVPAVVIAAPASGSGKTTVATGLVGALRESGCAVAPFKVGPDYIDPGYHGLAAGRPGRNLDPVMVGAERIAPLYRHGSSGSDLAVVEGVMGLFDGKIDAASHEPSAEGSTAQVAALLGAPVVLVVDARGHSQSLAAVLHGFSTYDSGVRIGGVILNRVGSARHEQVLRQACERVGLPVLGAVPRMAELEVPSRHLGLIPAAEHGADAVNAVDAMTRLAARHLDLPAIRALAASAVDGPVWDPAAEVGPPPPGPRPTVAIAGGRAFTFGYAEHRELLGAAGADVTTFDPLHDPLPPGTSGVVLPGGFPEEHAVALAGNAALLAQIRELATAGAPIHAECAGLLYLARSLDGHAMASVVGVDAAFGSRLTLGYREAVAVTDSALFAAGERVVGHEFHRTFLAAAEADGFAPAWGWRPWDGAPAREGFVRGGVHASYLHTHPAGHPRAITRFVAAARTFSARG encoded by the coding sequence GGTGGCGCCGTTCAAGGTCGGCCCCGACTACATCGACCCGGGGTACCACGGGCTCGCGGCGGGACGCCCGGGACGCAACCTCGACCCGGTCATGGTGGGCGCGGAGCGGATCGCCCCGCTGTACCGGCACGGGAGTTCGGGATCCGACCTCGCGGTCGTCGAGGGCGTCATGGGCCTGTTCGACGGCAAGATCGACGCCGCGTCCCACGAGCCGTCGGCCGAGGGATCGACGGCCCAGGTGGCTGCGCTGCTCGGCGCCCCCGTGGTGCTCGTGGTGGACGCCCGCGGCCACAGTCAGAGTCTGGCCGCCGTCCTGCACGGCTTCTCGACGTACGACTCCGGGGTCCGCATCGGCGGGGTGATCCTCAACAGGGTGGGGAGCGCACGGCACGAACAGGTGCTGCGGCAGGCGTGCGAACGCGTCGGGCTCCCCGTGCTCGGCGCCGTCCCGCGGATGGCCGAGCTGGAGGTCCCGTCGCGCCACCTCGGGCTGATCCCGGCCGCCGAACACGGCGCCGACGCGGTGAACGCCGTGGACGCGATGACCCGCCTCGCCGCCCGCCACCTCGACCTCCCGGCCATTCGCGCACTCGCGGCCTCGGCGGTCGACGGCCCGGTGTGGGATCCCGCCGCCGAGGTCGGGCCCCCTCCGCCCGGCCCGCGTCCCACCGTGGCGATCGCCGGAGGTCGCGCGTTCACGTTCGGATACGCCGAGCACCGCGAACTCCTGGGCGCGGCGGGTGCGGACGTGACCACGTTCGACCCCCTGCACGACCCGTTGCCGCCCGGCACGAGCGGTGTGGTGCTGCCCGGCGGTTTCCCCGAGGAGCACGCCGTCGCGCTCGCCGGGAACGCCGCTCTCCTGGCGCAGATCCGCGAGCTCGCCACCGCGGGGGCGCCGATCCATGCCGAATGCGCCGGTCTGCTCTACCTCGCGCGCAGCCTCGACGGTCACGCGATGGCCTCCGTGGTCGGGGTCGACGCCGCATTCGGGTCTCGCCTGACGCTCGGATACCGCGAAGCCGTGGCGGTGACGGACTCCGCCCTCTTCGCGGCGGGTGAGCGGGTGGTCGGCCACGAGTTCCATCGCACGTTCCTCGCCGCGGCGGAGGCGGACGGCTTCGCACCCGCGTGGGGGTGGCGCCCCTGGGACGGCGCCCCCGCGCGGGAGGGCTTCGTGCGCGGCGGTGTGCACGCCTCGTACCTGCACACCCACCCCGCGGGTCATCCGCGGGCGATCACCCGTTTCGTCGCCGCCGCGCGCACGTTCTCCGCTCGTGGCTGA